The Comamonas piscis region CCGGCGATACGTCTGTCGCATCAGGCGGCCACCGGCACGCTCACACAACTGCGGTCCCTGCGGAAATGCCGCACGCGGTCTTCATCCAGTGTGATGCCCAGGCCCGGTGCCGTGGGCACCGTCAGGTGGAAATCCTTGTACTCCAGCGGCGTGGCCAGAATCTCTTCGGTCAGCAGCAGCGAGCCAAACAGCTCGGTGCCCCATTGCAGCTCGCGGAAGGTAGAGAACGCATGGGCCGAGGCGATGGTGCCCACGCCGCCTTCGAGCATGGTGCCGCCATACAGTTCGATGCCGGCCGCATCGGCAATGGCAGCCACTTGCTGCGCAGCCTGCAGCCCGCCCGATTGCTCGGTCTTGATCGCAAACACATCGGCGCCGGCGACCCGAGCCAGTGCCAGTGCCGAGGCCGGGCCGGTCAGCGATTCATCGGCCATGATGGCAATGGCGTAGCGGCCTTTGAGGCGGGCCAGCACATCGGCGCTGGCCACCGGCTGCTCGGCCAACTCGCAGCCCGCATCCACCAGGCCAGCCAGGCCGTGGTGCGCTTCCAGCTCGCTCCAGGCCATGTTCACATCAACCCGCACCGAGGCCAGATCGCCCAGCGCCTTCTTGATGGCCGCCACGTGGGCCACGTCATCGCGCACGGCCTTGCGGCCGATCTTGAGCTTGAAGATCTGGTGGCGGCGCATTTCCAGCATGCGCTGCGCTTCTTCGATGTCGCGGCCGGTGTCGCCTGAGGCCAGGGTCCAGGCCACAGGCAGTCGGTCACGCAGGCGGCCGCCGAGCAGCTCGGACACGGGCAGGCCGGTGCGCTGGCCCAGCGCATCGAACAGCGCCGTCTCGACCGCGCACTTGGCAAAGCGGTTGTCGCGGATGGCCTGGCTCAGCCGCGCCATCAGCGCGGGCACGCGGTTGGCGTTGGCGCCCAGCATCTGCGGCACAAAATAGGTATCGATGGCCAGCTTCATGCCCTCGGGCGATTCGGCGCCATAGGCCAGGCCGCCAATGGTGGTGCCCTCACCAATGCCCACCGTGCCATCGGAGCAGCGCACGCGCACCAGCATCAGGGTCTGGCCGTTCATCGTGGCCATCGACAGCTTGTGGGGGCGAATGGTGGGCAGATCGACCAGCAAGGTCTCCACCTGTTCGACGACAACGGTGCCTGCTGCCGTATATGCCGCAGGTCGGGCGCTGTCTTGGGGTGGCTGTGTGTTTTGCATGGATGCTATTGAACGACGCAGCGCGCCACTTGATCCAACACCGAATTTGTCTTGTTTTATACCTTGCAGGTATGGTGTGTAGTTTGAATATTAAAAAACAATGACTTAAAATCGCTGCATTCCCATATCTATGGTTTTCCCTGATGGATCTGCGCCATATCCGGTATTTTGTGGCCGTGGCCACTACCCGCAACTTCACCCGCGCGGCTGAGCAAATGCATATTGCGCAGCCACCGTTCAGCCGCCAGATCCAGCAGCTGGAGGACGAGCTGGGTGTGCAACTGATCCAGCGCAACAGCCGCCCGGT contains the following coding sequences:
- a CDS encoding muconate/chloromuconate family cycloisomerase — encoded protein: MQNTQPPQDSARPAAYTAAGTVVVEQVETLLVDLPTIRPHKLSMATMNGQTLMLVRVRCSDGTVGIGEGTTIGGLAYGAESPEGMKLAIDTYFVPQMLGANANRVPALMARLSQAIRDNRFAKCAVETALFDALGQRTGLPVSELLGGRLRDRLPVAWTLASGDTGRDIEEAQRMLEMRRHQIFKLKIGRKAVRDDVAHVAAIKKALGDLASVRVDVNMAWSELEAHHGLAGLVDAGCELAEQPVASADVLARLKGRYAIAIMADESLTGPASALALARVAGADVFAIKTEQSGGLQAAQQVAAIADAAGIELYGGTMLEGGVGTIASAHAFSTFRELQWGTELFGSLLLTEEILATPLEYKDFHLTVPTAPGLGITLDEDRVRHFRRDRSCVSVPVAA